The Methylomonas rhizoryzae genome includes the window TATTTTATCGGCAGGACGGAAACGAACTGATGCAAGAAGTGAGTTTGGGGCAAACCGATAGTCAGCACGATTTGGCCGTTTTGACCTTGACTCAAGGCCGACTGCCTGCGCTGGAACTCGCAGATTCGACTACAGTTAGGGAAGGCGAGTTGTATGCATTCACCGGCTATCCCATTGGGATGGTTTTAGGCCTATATCCGGTTACGCACCGCGGTATCGTTTCGGCCATATCGCCCAACGCAATCCCTGTCATATCGAGTAAGCAATTGAATTTTAAAATGGTAAAAAGTTTGACGACGCCTTTTGACGTATTCCAACTTGACGCGACCGCGTATCCCGGCAATAGCGGTAGCCCACTTTATGATATCAGCGATGCTAAAGTCGTTGGCATCATTAATAAAGTGTTCGTGCAAGGCAGTAAAGAAAATGCCATTAGCAATCCCAGCGGTATTTCTTATGCGATTCCCGCAGAGCACATTCGAAAACTACTCATGTAAGTCGCTTTCCCGCGAGTAAATTAACTACCAGACCCTTCGGAACAACAAGAATGATCAGAATTTTTAGGCACTACATCTCGACTGCTTACTTATGGTTGATGTTGGCGGAATGGGTGGTGTTTTATTGCTCCATGCATATCGGAGCGGCCGTCAGATTTTTATACACCGAGTCTTGGTATTCGCAGTGGGAGATGGCACAAGCCTCGTTAATGTTTTCCGCCGTGTTTTCGTTAAGTTGCTCCGCATTGGGCTTGTATCGGAAATCCCTGGACCGGGAAGAATACAAATTACTCGAGCGGATTAACTATAGTTTTACCGTGGCAATATTCGTTTTAGTGTTCGTTTATTACGTGATACCGGAACTGATGTTGGCTCGTAGTGTGTTAATTTCTGCAATCGTCGTATCGTTTTTCGGCATGCTGAGCACCCGGTATTTGTTCTACCGGTTTATAAGTCTGGACAACTTGAAGCGCAGAGTATTGGTAATAGGAAGCGGTCGGCGAGCGGCGGAATTGGATGTGGTCAATTCCACATTTGTATTTCGAGGATTCGAAATAGTCGGTTATTTAGCCATGGAAGACGAAGAGCAAGCAGTTGGGGAAGTGTTTGCATTAAACGATACTTTGTCGTTGGCTCAACTGGTTGCCCAGCAAAAAGTGGATGAAATTGTTATAGCAATAGACGATAGACGCAAGAAACTACCGGTAGACGATTTATTGGACATCAAAATGTCCGGTGTCGTCGTGATGGACTTGCAGACCTTTTACGAGCGGGAGCAACGCTTGGTGTTTCTGGAAGCATTAACCCCGAGTTGGCTGGTATTTTCCGATGGGTTCGTCAACGACGGCATGCGGCCGATTATTAAACGCGGGTTCGACGTGATTGCCAGTGTGCTGCTGTTATTGGTTAGTTGGTGGGTCATGTTACTCACCGCGATTGCTATCTATATCGAAAGCGGCTTTGGAGCTCCGGTGCTTTATAGGCAGACTAGAGTCGGTTATCGAGACCGCCCGTTTCAAGTAATCAAATTTCGTAGCATGCGGGTGGACGCAGAAAAGCACGGCGCCCAATGGGCAAGTCAGACAGATAACAGGGTGACCCGCGTGGGTAAAGTCATTCGAACGTTTAGAATTGACGAATTGCCGCAGTTATTTAATGTGTTGAAAGGCGAAATGAGCTTTGTCGGCCCTAGGCCAGAGCGTCCCGAATTTGTCGAAGGATTTGAAGCCCGAATTCCCTACTACAAAGAGCGGCATCGCGTAAAACCTGGGATTACCGGTTGGGCGCAATTATGCTACCCCTATGGCGCTAGCGAACAAGATACGTGGCAAAAATTACAATACGACCTATATTACGTTAAAAACTACAGCTTGTTTTTAGACTTGGCGATTATGATGAGTACCGTTGAAGTTGTGCTGTGGGGAAAGGGGGCTAGGTAAAATTAGAAGTGTAATAGTCGGTCGCTAATGGATGGTCGAGGTGGATTATTATGATTTTTCTGTGTCTTATTTTCGAGGCTTAGATAAGAAATAATGGGTAATGATTATGGTTCTGTAATATTATGGCGGCGCAAGGTGAATGTTATATGCTTCGGAATTCAATTTAGGGGGGGCTGTGATAAGGGTAATAGTTTTTTTAGTAATGTTTTTTGGTTTCTGCGTAGGTGTGAACGCAGGTGGAAGATCTAGTTTGATTGTTTTTGGAGATAGTTTATTAGATGTAGGGAATGATTATATAAAAACTACGCGCGAAGGGGGGATAATTCCGATTCCGCCTGAAACAAGATATTTCAATAGGAGATTTTCAAACGGATTGAATGTTGCCGACTATTTATGGGATTACATTGGTGATGGGTCTAGTGTTAAGCCATCTGAGGGAGTAGATCTTGGAATGAATTGGCGACTTATATTTAATAAACAGGCGGTTAGCTTTGCATACGGCGGAGCGGAATCAGGGGTTTTGAACTCTGTGGTTGGAAAGTTTGAAGTGTTAGGATTGCTAGGGCAAGTAGGTTTTTTTCGGGTATTAAAGCCAGATAATACCCCAATGCGTAATACATATGCGCTAGTCTGGAGTGGTGCTAATGATTATATAAATGAGATACTTTCCGGTAGGCCTGTATCTGAAGACGACGTTATTCTTAGAATAAAATTATCTATTATTGGTCTTTATCATGCCGGAGTTCGTCAGTTTTTGATTCCTAATTTGCCTGATTTAGGTGAGGTTCCTTTGGCAAGTATATTGGCTGGGTTGTATTTAAATGCCGATATACCGGATATATTGACGGATAGTTCAATGCGCCATAATGAAAAGTTGCGGAAAATGTTCAAAGAATTAAAAAGTAATTATCCGATTCGTATTATGGAGGTTGATGTATTTGGCTTGGTTAAAAAATATGCGTCAGGCCAAAATTTGGTTGCAGGGCCTGCTGCAGGTTGTTTGTTTAGCCCGGTTATAGGCCTTGAAGTATGTAATAAGGTTGATTTTGGGCTGGGAGATGACCTGATTTATTGGGATGAGCTTCATCCTACTACGGTTTTGCACAAAGCGATAGCAGATAAAATGATTA containing:
- a CDS encoding S1 family peptidase, producing the protein MGIRLVCGLISVLLGTGAWAEAGSELLPGTILKVKPSVVAVGTYMPARNPNAVFLGTGFAVGDGRKVVTNAHVVGKQLDVGHLERFAIFYRQDGNELMQEVSLGQTDSQHDLAVLTLTQGRLPALELADSTTVREGELYAFTGYPIGMVLGLYPVTHRGIVSAISPNAIPVISSKQLNFKMVKSLTTPFDVFQLDATAYPGNSGSPLYDISDAKVVGIINKVFVQGSKENAISNPSGISYAIPAEHIRKLLM
- a CDS encoding TIGR03013 family XrtA/PEP-CTERM system glycosyltransferase, which translates into the protein MIRIFRHYISTAYLWLMLAEWVVFYCSMHIGAAVRFLYTESWYSQWEMAQASLMFSAVFSLSCSALGLYRKSLDREEYKLLERINYSFTVAIFVLVFVYYVIPELMLARSVLISAIVVSFFGMLSTRYLFYRFISLDNLKRRVLVIGSGRRAAELDVVNSTFVFRGFEIVGYLAMEDEEQAVGEVFALNDTLSLAQLVAQQKVDEIVIAIDDRRKKLPVDDLLDIKMSGVVVMDLQTFYEREQRLVFLEALTPSWLVFSDGFVNDGMRPIIKRGFDVIASVLLLLVSWWVMLLTAIAIYIESGFGAPVLYRQTRVGYRDRPFQVIKFRSMRVDAEKHGAQWASQTDNRVTRVGKVIRTFRIDELPQLFNVLKGEMSFVGPRPERPEFVEGFEARIPYYKERHRVKPGITGWAQLCYPYGASEQDTWQKLQYDLYYVKNYSLFLDLAIMMSTVEVVLWGKGAR
- a CDS encoding SGNH/GDSL hydrolase family protein yields the protein MLYASEFNLGGAVIRVIVFLVMFFGFCVGVNAGGRSSLIVFGDSLLDVGNDYIKTTREGGIIPIPPETRYFNRRFSNGLNVADYLWDYIGDGSSVKPSEGVDLGMNWRLIFNKQAVSFAYGGAESGVLNSVVGKFEVLGLLGQVGFFRVLKPDNTPMRNTYALVWSGANDYINEILSGRPVSEDDVILRIKLSIIGLYHAGVRQFLIPNLPDLGEVPLASILAGLYLNADIPDILTDSSMRHNEKLRKMFKELKSNYPIRIMEVDVFGLVKKYASGQNLVAGPAAGCLFSPVIGLEVCNKVDFGLGDDLIYWDELHPTTVLHKAIADKMIKLISQ